One genomic region from Candidatus Omnitrophota bacterium encodes:
- a CDS encoding ATP-binding cassette domain-containing protein, giving the protein MLEARALSKIYLQGAGELHAVEEVDLMVSPAEKVYVRGPSGAGKSTLLHMLGGLDKPSRGSVTFKGSDIYRLSGRNRSRVRNASFGFVFQFYHLLPELSALENVMLPALIKGSSSRKDIRTRAMDLLDKVGISHRASHRPSRLSGGEAQRAAIARALVNEPEVLFCDEPTGNLDSSMSEEIYRLLFSISSQSGMSVVVVSHQELDSGLFTSEYYMKDGRIKALKVSEYQSTAS; this is encoded by the coding sequence ATGTTGGAAGCAAGAGCCTTAAGCAAAATATACCTGCAGGGAGCAGGCGAGCTCCACGCGGTCGAAGAAGTGGACCTCATGGTCTCCCCGGCAGAGAAGGTGTACGTGCGCGGCCCTTCCGGGGCGGGAAAGTCCACGCTCCTGCACATGCTCGGCGGACTCGATAAGCCTTCGCGTGGAAGCGTCACCTTCAAAGGGAGCGATATCTACCGTCTCTCCGGCAGGAACAGAAGCAGGGTGAGGAACGCCAGTTTCGGGTTCGTTTTCCAGTTCTATCATCTCCTGCCGGAACTTTCGGCGCTCGAGAACGTCATGCTGCCGGCTCTGATAAAGGGTTCCTCCTCAAGGAAGGATATAAGGACGCGGGCGATGGACCTGCTGGATAAGGTGGGCATATCCCACCGGGCATCGCACAGGCCCTCGCGCTTATCCGGAGGCGAGGCCCAGCGCGCGGCGATAGCCCGGGCGCTTGTGAACGAGCCGGAAGTCCTTTTCTGCGACGAGCCGACGGGCAACCTCGACTCGTCCATGAGCGAGGAGATCTACAGGCTTCTTTTCAGCATAAGTTCCCAGAGCGGGATGAGCGTTGTGGTGGTCTCGCACCAGGAGCTAGACAGCGGGCTGTTCACCAGCGAGTATTACATGAAGGACGGAAGAATAAAGGCCCTCAAGGTCTCGGAATATCAAAGTACCGCAAGTTAA
- the ilvE gene encoding branched-chain-amino-acid transaminase, protein MSLKIFFNGQFVEKDQAKVSVFDHGLLYGDGVFEGIRSYSRKVFKLEEHINRLYESADAIRLKIPIEKKELSAKIIETLKVNALDDAYIRVVVTRGVGDLGLDPRKCARPTVFIITDKIALYPQELYRSGLSIAIAKTKRNHPMTVDPRIKSLNYLNNILGRIDAIDAGTEEALMLDIDGYITECTGDNIFLVKEGKLFTPPAELGALEGVTQDLVIELAANRGIGTEYKKMYPEELEKADECFLTGTAAEIIPVIKVGEKVIGTGKPGEIYKQLLGDFRKITETEGVGY, encoded by the coding sequence ATGTCGCTAAAAATATTTTTCAATGGCCAGTTCGTCGAAAAGGACCAGGCCAAGGTCTCTGTTTTCGATCACGGCCTGCTTTACGGTGACGGTGTTTTCGAAGGGATAAGGTCATATAGCCGGAAGGTCTTCAAGCTGGAGGAGCATATAAACCGCCTGTATGAAAGCGCGGACGCGATAAGGCTCAAGATACCCATTGAGAAAAAAGAGCTTTCGGCGAAGATAATAGAGACGCTTAAGGTCAACGCCCTGGACGACGCGTATATCAGGGTGGTCGTGACAAGGGGGGTGGGTGACCTTGGTCTTGACCCGCGTAAGTGCGCGCGCCCCACGGTGTTCATCATTACAGACAAGATAGCGCTTTACCCCCAGGAGCTCTACCGGTCGGGGCTTTCCATCGCGATAGCCAAGACAAAGCGCAATCATCCCATGACGGTTGATCCCAGGATCAAGTCTCTCAATTACCTTAACAATATCCTGGGCAGGATAGACGCGATAGACGCCGGTACCGAGGAAGCCCTTATGCTGGATATCGACGGATATATAACCGAGTGCACCGGGGACAACATATTCCTTGTTAAAGAAGGCAAGCTTTTTACCCCGCCGGCGGAGCTGGGAGCGCTTGAAGGGGTCACCCAGGACCTGGTGATAGAACTTGCCGCCAACAGGGGCATCGGGACCGAGTACAAGAAGATGTATCCGGAAGAGCTCGAGAAGGCGGATGAGTGCTTCCTTACCGGGACGGCCGCCGAGATCATCCCGGTCATCAAGGTGGGGGAGAAGGTCATCGGTACCGGGAAGCCCGGCGAGATATATAAGCAGCTTCTCGGGGACTTCCGCAAGATAACCGAGACCGAAGGAGTGGGGTACTGA
- a CDS encoding protein arginine kinase: MKLNELAGKKNEWLLAKGPEAAIAVSTRMRVARNLKGHVYFSRASEKQREKTLKSLITGLAKSKYLKKALVVRMRDVPELERMMLVERYLMSREHAQQVAQKALAVEENEAVSVMLNEEDHIRLQVIQPGFNVMETWRIVDEVDTDLSGHLQYDFSRKFGYLTSCPTNTGTGLRASVMLHLAGLVMTGQIDAVLEGISKLGLTMRGFYGEGTEASGDLFQISNQVALGHSEMDILDNLERIIARIIKREKQTREEFTRKKKIEVQDRIDRSYGTLKSARVITSNETVKLLSAIRLGIDLGMVSDLSVADVNEIMLITQPAHLQKVTGRDLAPSQRDIARADLIRERLDKKKTSKA; encoded by the coding sequence ATGAAACTTAATGAACTGGCCGGAAAAAAGAACGAATGGCTCCTGGCGAAGGGGCCGGAGGCGGCTATCGCCGTCTCCACGCGCATGAGAGTGGCGCGAAACCTGAAGGGGCACGTGTATTTCAGCCGCGCCAGCGAAAAGCAGCGCGAGAAGACGCTTAAGAGCCTTATAACGGGTCTTGCCAAGAGCAAGTACCTGAAGAAGGCCCTGGTGGTGAGGATGCGCGATGTTCCGGAGCTTGAGAGGATGATGCTGGTGGAACGCTACCTGATGAGCCGGGAACACGCCCAGCAGGTGGCCCAGAAAGCACTGGCCGTGGAGGAGAACGAGGCGGTCAGCGTCATGCTCAACGAGGAGGACCATATAAGGCTCCAGGTCATACAGCCCGGTTTCAACGTGATGGAGACCTGGCGTATAGTTGACGAGGTGGACACGGACCTGTCCGGCCATCTCCAGTACGATTTTTCCAGGAAGTTCGGATACCTCACCTCGTGCCCGACGAACACCGGTACGGGCCTCAGGGCTTCTGTCATGCTGCACCTTGCCGGGCTCGTCATGACGGGCCAGATAGACGCGGTGCTCGAGGGCATATCGAAGCTCGGTCTTACCATGAGGGGTTTTTACGGGGAGGGCACCGAGGCTTCCGGAGACCTTTTCCAGATATCCAACCAGGTGGCGCTGGGCCATTCGGAGATGGACATACTCGATAACCTGGAGAGGATAATCGCAAGGATAATCAAGCGCGAGAAACAGACCCGCGAGGAGTTCACCCGGAAGAAGAAAATAGAGGTTCAGGACAGGATCGACCGTTCCTACGGCACCCTTAAGAGCGCGCGGGTCATTACAAGTAACGAGACGGTAAAACTTCTTTCGGCGATACGCCTGGGGATAGACCTGGGGATGGTGAGTGACCTCTCGGTCGCGGACGTGAACGAGATAATGCTCATCACCCAGCCGGCTCACCTTCAGAAGGTGACAGGAAGGGATCTTGCTCCTTCGCAAAGGGATATAGCGAGGGCCGATCTCATAAGGGAG